Proteins encoded by one window of Halorubrum ruber:
- a CDS encoding YqjF family protein, translated as MLGRRLLEMTWRDALFCHWPVDPEVVSGTLPDGLSVATHGGDAYLSVVAFVMDDIRPRGAPVGLSFPELNLRTYVEGPDGPGVYFYNLDADDRIGVAAARRLFALPYYRAAMDVSRPEAADRSKDASGPVRFTSRRTYPGVPHVRFDATYEPTGEAFAAEPGSLDEFLAENYRFYAAGNRLYRGEIAHDPWRLREATVDIRANSLFEANGFDRPDGDPIVRYAEPIEVGADRIRSV; from the coding sequence ATGCTCGGTCGCCGCCTGCTGGAGATGACGTGGCGCGACGCGCTGTTCTGTCACTGGCCCGTCGATCCCGAGGTCGTCTCCGGCACGCTCCCTGACGGGCTCTCGGTCGCCACCCACGGAGGCGACGCGTACCTGAGCGTCGTCGCCTTCGTGATGGACGACATCCGTCCGCGCGGGGCGCCAGTCGGGCTCTCGTTCCCGGAGCTCAACCTCCGGACCTACGTTGAGGGTCCCGACGGTCCGGGCGTCTACTTCTACAACCTCGACGCGGACGACCGGATCGGCGTCGCGGCCGCGCGGCGACTGTTCGCGCTCCCGTACTACCGCGCGGCGATGGACGTGTCTCGCCCCGAAGCCGCCGATCGCTCGAAAGATGCCAGCGGCCCCGTTCGGTTCACCAGCCGCCGGACATACCCCGGCGTTCCCCACGTGCGGTTCGACGCGACCTACGAGCCGACGGGTGAGGCGTTCGCCGCCGAGCCGGGGTCGCTCGACGAGTTCCTCGCGGAGAACTACCGGTTCTACGCCGCCGGGAACCGGCTATACCGCGGGGAGATCGCTCACGACCCGTGGCGGCTCCGGGAGGCGACCGTCGACATCCGGGCGAACAGCCTGTTCGAGGCGAACGGGTTCGACCGGCCCGACGGCGACCCGATCGTCCGCTACGCGGAGCCGATCGAGGTGGGCGCGGACCGAATTCGGTCGGTCTGA
- a CDS encoding cation diffusion facilitator family transporter, which produces MSSPFGGGDRARFQRAAAVNVAGNAVKIVVEGAVGLTFGSVALVADAAHSVADLVASAVVFVWGGSRYESADETHPHGHQRIEPLTALLVGATIVVLGLLLLRESALGLLGAHTPPRKSLLLVAALLFAMADMYLLYWYTERVNADLGSTALAALAVDCLNDIYTTIAALVGVFGVFLNVPILDPVAGALVSVLVVYQGIEIGRENVTYLVGAAPPPGDRERVVAALREYPAVEGVHDLTVYYDGTDLEVEVHVEVDGEMTLREAHDVETELVTTLRAMEDVGDVHVHLDPSGLGEWKDAPEGSDVAE; this is translated from the coding sequence ATGTCGAGCCCCTTCGGCGGCGGCGACCGCGCTCGGTTCCAGCGGGCGGCGGCGGTGAACGTCGCCGGCAACGCGGTGAAGATCGTCGTCGAAGGGGCGGTGGGGCTCACGTTCGGCAGCGTCGCGCTGGTGGCCGACGCCGCCCACTCCGTCGCCGACCTCGTCGCGAGCGCGGTCGTGTTCGTCTGGGGGGGCTCGCGGTACGAGAGCGCCGACGAGACGCACCCGCACGGCCACCAGCGGATCGAGCCGCTGACGGCGCTGCTCGTCGGCGCGACCATCGTCGTTCTCGGGCTCCTCCTGTTGCGCGAGTCGGCCCTCGGGCTGCTCGGCGCGCACACTCCGCCCCGGAAGAGCCTCCTCCTCGTCGCCGCGCTGCTGTTCGCGATGGCGGACATGTACCTGCTGTACTGGTACACCGAGCGCGTGAACGCCGACCTCGGCTCGACGGCGCTCGCCGCGCTCGCGGTCGACTGCCTCAACGACATCTACACCACGATCGCCGCCCTCGTCGGCGTGTTCGGCGTGTTCCTGAATGTCCCGATCCTCGACCCGGTCGCCGGCGCGCTCGTCAGCGTCCTCGTCGTCTACCAGGGGATCGAGATCGGCCGCGAGAACGTCACCTACCTCGTGGGCGCCGCCCCGCCGCCGGGCGACCGCGAGCGCGTCGTCGCCGCGCTCCGCGAGTACCCCGCCGTCGAGGGGGTCCACGACCTCACGGTGTACTACGACGGGACCGACCTGGAGGTCGAGGTGCACGTCGAGGTCGACGGGGAGATGACGCTCCGCGAGGCCCACGACGTGGAGACGGAGCTCGTCACGACCCTCCGCGCGATGGAGGACGTCGGCGACGTCCACGTCCACCTCGACCCCTCGGGACTGGGCGAGTGGAAGGACGCGCCGGAGGGGTCGGACGTCGCGGAGTGA
- a CDS encoding HD domain-containing protein: protein MVPVGVEIKETEVSDEDFEEMKGFVRDYLAASVEGEDDGGRMRWYPWHSASYRFNHILNVVDLATEIAEAEGADVDVVRVAAVFHDVAKLEAEQDVHAEAGARVTREYLQSRGNYPESFIEEVCGAVVDHSYTGDLDDVPLESRCLIEADVLDKVGANGAVLMLLRMGYESRTHMDSAKMVDRVLQRAHDHTERVVSDTAEGIAHQRIKRVKWLREWLEEEVSRMDAEGVTDR, encoded by the coding sequence GTGGTCCCGGTGGGCGTCGAAATTAAGGAAACGGAGGTGAGCGACGAGGATTTCGAGGAGATGAAGGGGTTCGTCCGCGACTACCTCGCAGCCAGCGTCGAGGGCGAGGACGACGGCGGACGGATGCGCTGGTACCCCTGGCACTCGGCGTCGTACCGATTCAACCACATCCTCAACGTCGTCGACCTCGCGACGGAGATCGCCGAGGCCGAGGGCGCCGACGTGGACGTCGTGCGGGTCGCGGCCGTCTTCCACGACGTCGCCAAGCTGGAGGCCGAACAAGACGTCCACGCGGAGGCCGGCGCCCGCGTCACCCGCGAGTACCTCCAGAGCCGCGGCAACTACCCCGAGTCGTTCATCGAGGAGGTGTGCGGGGCGGTCGTCGACCACTCCTACACCGGCGACCTCGACGACGTGCCCCTAGAGAGCCGGTGTCTCATCGAGGCCGACGTGCTCGACAAGGTGGGCGCCAACGGCGCCGTCCTCATGCTGTTACGGATGGGGTACGAGTCGCGCACGCACATGGACTCGGCGAAGATGGTCGACCGCGTGCTCCAGCGCGCCCACGACCACACCGAGCGCGTCGTTTCGGACACCGCCGAGGGCATCGCACACCAGCGGATCAAGCGCGTGAAGTGGCTCCGCGAGTGGCTCGAAGAGGAGGTCTCTCGGATGGACGCCGAGGGCGTCACCGACCGCTGA
- a CDS encoding TetR/AcrR family transcriptional regulator yields the protein MNDPFAEPSDTRQAILGAAFRALCEHGYANVTIQRIGDEFDKSPSLVYHHYDGKDDLLIDLLGFLLDEFEASVADGPVTEPPGEDADAAGEDAPEVAPEEAFDRSAREQLDGYLTAAVDPASLDDAYAPDERFVTVMTELRSQAASDEAYRDHFDRSDRVFGEYLERLVREAAAEVAGDGDEVSGGGDGVSDGERTVAASEVAATLQTFATGGMFRWATTNDGAWVGDSRAGIDRYLEAMLPLVDTTGSEE from the coding sequence ATGAACGACCCGTTCGCGGAGCCGTCGGACACCCGACAGGCAATCCTCGGCGCGGCGTTCCGCGCGCTCTGTGAACACGGGTACGCGAACGTCACGATCCAGCGGATCGGCGACGAGTTCGACAAGAGCCCGTCGCTCGTCTACCACCACTACGACGGGAAAGACGACCTGCTGATCGACCTTCTCGGCTTCCTGCTGGACGAGTTCGAAGCGTCCGTCGCCGACGGCCCCGTGACGGAGCCGCCGGGCGAGGATGCGGATGCCGCGGGGGAGGACGCGCCGGAGGTGGCTCCCGAAGAGGCCTTCGACCGCTCTGCGCGGGAGCAGCTCGACGGCTACCTCACGGCCGCCGTCGACCCCGCGTCGCTCGACGACGCGTACGCGCCCGACGAGCGGTTCGTCACGGTGATGACCGAGCTCCGCTCGCAAGCCGCGAGCGACGAGGCGTACCGCGACCACTTCGACCGCAGCGACCGCGTCTTCGGCGAGTACCTGGAACGGCTCGTCCGCGAGGCGGCGGCCGAGGTCGCCGGCGACGGCGACGAAGTGTCGGGCGGCGGCGACGGAGTGTCGGACGGCGAGCGGACCGTCGCCGCGTCGGAGGTGGCCGCGACGCTCCAGACGTTCGCGACCGGCGGGATGTTCCGCTGGGCGACGACGAACGACGGGGCGTGGGTCGGGGACTCCCGAGCCGGGATCGACCGCTACTTGGAGGCGATGCTACCGCTCGTCGACACGACCGGTTCGGAGGAGTAG